A portion of the Scleropages formosus chromosome 13, fSclFor1.1, whole genome shotgun sequence genome contains these proteins:
- the LOC108922882 gene encoding transmembrane protein PVRIG, which translates to MGKYSACAMLILAFLQTGRSNNRIAIFQKRGHSMLTVSCDLLGDETVSQINWERRSGTNLTTLGIFNPKHGTYISQELKDKVNIDTKANSRSTSIILKEADFSNDTWFCCTFIAFPSGTMKGCAEITSLTTAAEKHSSPVQAETLLLVVFIIPIVILTAMLYLTWQHFLNRRQVYEVERMSITETQMDTEEPTGGTSQSLSQAEQAQAVDLSKLYAQIQIDRYYERLWKAYQAARHGWSPLAQTAPRQIYYLLGEHRVPQKDDEELLQT; encoded by the exons ATGGGAAAGTATTCTGCCTGCGCCATGCTCATCCTGGCCTTCCTGCAGACAG GCAGAAGCAACAACAGGATCGCCATCTTTCAAAAGCGAGGGCACAGCATGCTGACTGTTTCCTGCGACCTTCTTGGGGATGAAACTGTGTCCCAGATCAACTGGGAGAGGAGGAGCGGCACCAACCTCACCACATTAGGCATCTTCAACCCAAAGCATGGCACTTACATTTCCCAGGAGCTCAAGGACAAGGTGAACATAGACACCAAAGCCAACTCCCGCAGCACCTCTATCATCCTGAAGGAGGCAGACTTCAGCAATGACACCTGGTTTTGCTGCACTTTCATTGCCTTTCCTTCGGGGACAATGAAGGGCTGTGCAGAAATCACCAGTCTCACTACTGCAG cagaaaaacacagcTCTCCTGTACAGGCAGAAACTCTGCTACTGGTGGTCTTCATAATCCCGATCGTCATCCTTACAGCTATGCTTTACCTCACCTGGCAACATTTCCTCAACAG acGGCAAGTGTATGAAGTAGAGAGGATGAGCATAacagagacacagatggacacAGAG GAGCCTACAGGAGGGACGTCGCAGTCACTCTCCCAAGCAGAGCAAGCCCAGGCTGTGGATCTCTCAAAATTATATGCCCAGATACAGATCGACCGATACTATGAAAGGTTGTGGAAGGCATACCAGGCTGCAAGGCATGGTTGGTCGCCCCTGGCCCAGACTGCACCCCGCCAGATCTACTACCTCCTAGGGGAGCACAGAGTGCCACAAAAAGATGACGAAGAGCTCCTGCAAACCTGA
- the nat16 gene encoding histidine N-acetyltransferase — protein MKIDNGLPCLTLPESLPQMGLQFTMATEEDFDDIMAMSQDIYGGLDYLPTRYSTWLQEPHRMVILARKQGKVIALESVCVIDDGETVLVEGLRVAPQERGKGVAGVLLRFCSQVVKTRYPEVKVSRLTRDDQLGPKDFQKYRLITKQGILLVRFRAEDMKLRLAEMGVTERGPEVALLDPSDAHRLFLTSGVTRNVLPNATIVQDWQPFKPLASNMAILAKKAIDWMVDDARSPTVASLCTFPFRVPIGDDWYYLNIDVFGKDLVLVQKQFLSHLQRHTATLKGHVMCQVFLDPALWEPLADFCRNTLGVELVKGYTEQCVVESDLV, from the exons ATGAAGATCGACAATGGCTTGCCATGCCTCACTCTCCCCGAGTCGCTGCCCCAGATGGGGCTGCAGTTTACCATGGCGACAGAGGAAGACTTCGATGATATCATGGCTATGAGCCAAGACATCTACGGCGGTTTGGACTACCTACCCACTCGCTACAGCACTTGGCTGCAGGAACCCCACCGCATGGTCATTTTGGCAAGGAAGCAAGGCAAAGTG ATCGCCTTGGAGTCCGTTTGTGTGATTGATGATGGTGAAACTGTTCTGGTGGAGGGGCTGCGTGTTGCCCCCCAGGAGCGTGGAAAGGGTGTAGCTGGCGTGCTTCTGCGCTTCTGCTCCCAGGTAGTCAAAACCAGATACCCCGAGGTCAAGGTGAGCCGTCTGACTCGTGATGATCAACTGGGACCCAAGGACTTTCAGAAGTATCGCCTCATCACTAAGCAG GGCATCCTGCTGGTTCGTTTCAGAGCTGAAGATATGAAGCTGCGTCTGGCAGAGATGGGTGTAACTGAAAGGGGCCCTGAAGTAGCACTGCTAGACCCCAGTGATGCCCACAGGCTCTTCCTGACCTCGGGTGTGACACGAAACGTCCTGCCGAATGCCACCATCGTGCAGGATTGGCAGCCATTCAAGCCACTCGCCAGCAACATGGCCATCCTGGCAAAGAAGGCCATCGACTGGATGGTGGATGATGCCAGGTCCCCCACAGTGGCCAGCCTCTGCACCTTCCCCTTCCGCGTCCCCATCGGAGACGACTGGTACTACCTTAACATTGATGTTTTCGGGAAGGACCTGGTGCTGGTGCAGAAGCAGTTCCTGTCGCACCTGCAGCGCCACACTGCCACCCTGAAGGGCCACGTCATGTGCCAGGTCTTCCTGGATCCGGCCCTCTGGGAGCCGCTGGCCGACTTCTGTCGCAACACACTGGGTGTGGAGCTAGTGAAGGGCTACACTGAGCAGTGTGTGGTGGAGTCTGACCTGGTGTAG